One window from the genome of Gammaproteobacteria bacterium encodes:
- a CDS encoding Mov34/MPN/PAD-1 family protein, with product MTIRITRPLATHLLTLAQQSSTQPICGLVGAQHAHPRTVYPLNTAQSDDIQTTVTSLQQQNETLFAVYYSHPQQAAIPSVQDITQLQLDNLSNPYYLVISLNIKGVLEMRAWQRVGQEFDEVELTV from the coding sequence ATGACTATTCGCATTACTCGGCCTCTAGCAACTCATCTATTAACATTGGCACAACAATCTTCCACTCAGCCCATCTGTGGTTTAGTCGGGGCTCAACATGCACATCCTCGAACTGTATATCCACTCAATACAGCACAATCAGATGACATACAAACCACAGTAACTAGTTTGCAACAACAAAATGAAACCTTATTTGCGGTGTATTATTCGCATCCACAACAAGCAGCGATTCCCTCAGTACAAGATATCACGCAGCTTCAGTTGGACAATTTATCGAATCCTTATTACTTAGTAATTTCGCTCAATATTAAAGGTGTATTAGAAATGCGCGCATGGCAACGAGTTGGCCAAGAATTTGATGAAGTCGAACTGACGG